From the Streptomyces syringium genome, one window contains:
- a CDS encoding LysR family transcriptional regulator: MIDVQRLRTLREVARSGSFNKAAAALLLTPSAVSQQIAALERTLGAQVVERSTRGVSLTEPGRLLVEAAEAISAELSHAREQIDRLATGRTKLTVATFTSGGHRLLPPVLTRFVAEHPEVELTVLQKEPEHSLPLVREGRADIALAYHFDGPLPVRPGDRSGLDWVPLMDDPMSAVLPVGHRLAGRASLDLAELVRERWVMGCMRAQAFMHRYAELAGSELRVSAATTDFFFAQTLVAAGVGVSLVPRIALDPSVSGVVVIPIDPPRPARYIGVATASRHRARPQPHVEALLSALVGSVP, from the coding sequence ATGATCGATGTCCAGCGGCTCCGTACGCTCCGCGAGGTCGCCCGGAGCGGCAGTTTCAACAAGGCCGCGGCCGCCCTGCTGCTCACACCGTCCGCCGTCTCCCAGCAGATCGCCGCACTGGAAAGGACACTCGGCGCCCAGGTCGTCGAGCGCAGCACGCGGGGTGTTTCCCTGACCGAGCCGGGGCGGCTCCTCGTCGAGGCCGCCGAGGCGATCTCGGCGGAGTTGTCGCATGCCCGGGAGCAGATCGACCGGCTGGCGACGGGGCGCACGAAGCTGACCGTGGCGACGTTCACCAGTGGTGGTCACCGGCTGCTGCCGCCGGTGCTGACCCGCTTCGTCGCCGAGCACCCCGAGGTGGAACTGACCGTGCTGCAGAAGGAGCCGGAGCACAGCCTGCCGCTGGTGCGCGAGGGGCGGGCCGACATCGCGCTCGCCTATCACTTCGACGGCCCGCTGCCGGTCCGGCCCGGTGACCGGTCCGGGCTGGACTGGGTGCCGCTGATGGACGACCCGATGTCGGCCGTGCTGCCGGTGGGGCACCGCCTCGCCGGCCGGGCGAGCCTGGACCTGGCCGAACTCGTGCGGGAGCGCTGGGTGATGGGATGCATGAGGGCCCAGGCCTTCATGCACCGCTATGCCGAACTCGCCGGCTCGGAGTTGCGTGTCTCGGCCGCCACCACCGACTTCTTCTTCGCGCAGACCCTGGTGGCCGCGGGTGTCGGCGTCTCCCTCGTCCCGCGGATCGCCCTGGATCCGTCGGTCAGCGGTGTGGTCGTCATCCCCATCGACCCGCCGCGCCCCGCACGCTACATCGGCGTGGCCACCGCCTCCCGGCATCGCGCCCGGCCCCAGCCGCACGTCGAGGCGTTG
- a CDS encoding NAD-dependent epimerase/dehydratase family protein, translating into MKHVGVIGGSRYFGRHVVLRLRDAGARVTVVNRGSSAPPPGVDHVIADRDDESALGAALGNRTFDAVIDQVCNTPRQAAVARRVFHDRTPRYVMTSTIEVYDPASSDAIDPATPGSGVPEEAIDPTSWPVRHELPWNEGEFRNRHYGEGKRQAEAEFARDPAFPFVAVRSGHVLGGGDADFTGRLRHYVERVRTGRPVDIHRVNHPSSFIGEHEIADFLVWTAGADFLGPVNARSHGELDVTDLCARIAGQGTRAAAYRTVEPGSEASPFAFDRYYGMDNSRAERLGFRFSDTADWLPGAISEQIAALKH; encoded by the coding sequence ATGAAGCATGTGGGCGTCATCGGCGGCAGCCGCTACTTCGGCAGGCACGTGGTGCTGCGGCTCCGGGACGCGGGGGCGCGGGTGACGGTCGTCAACCGTGGCTCGTCGGCCCCGCCGCCCGGCGTCGACCACGTGATCGCCGACCGCGACGACGAGAGCGCTCTGGGTGCGGCGCTGGGGAACCGCACCTTCGACGCGGTCATCGACCAGGTCTGCAACACACCCCGGCAGGCCGCCGTCGCCCGCCGCGTCTTTCACGACCGCACCCCGCGCTACGTCATGACCTCGACCATCGAGGTCTACGACCCGGCCTCCTCCGACGCCATCGACCCGGCAACGCCGGGCAGCGGGGTCCCCGAGGAGGCGATCGATCCCACCTCCTGGCCCGTCCGCCACGAACTTCCCTGGAACGAAGGGGAGTTCCGGAACCGGCACTACGGCGAGGGCAAGCGCCAGGCGGAAGCGGAGTTCGCGCGGGACCCGGCGTTCCCCTTCGTCGCCGTCCGGTCCGGACACGTCCTGGGCGGCGGCGACGCCGACTTCACCGGCAGGCTGCGCCACTACGTCGAGCGCGTCCGTACCGGAAGGCCCGTCGACATCCACCGCGTGAACCACCCGTCCTCGTTCATCGGCGAACACGAGATCGCGGACTTCCTGGTCTGGACGGCGGGCGCGGACTTCCTCGGCCCCGTCAACGCCCGCTCCCACGGCGAACTCGACGTGACCGACCTCTGCGCGCGCATCGCCGGACAAGGCACCCGCGCGGCGGCCTACCGCACGGTCGAGCCGGGGAGCGAGGCATCGCCGTTCGCCTTCGACCGCTACTACGGCATGGACAACTCCCGAGCCGAAAGGCTCGGCTTCCGCTTCTCGGACACGGCCGACTGGCTGCCGGGCGCCATCTCCGAGCAGATCGCCGCGCTGAAGCACTGA